A single genomic interval of Centropristis striata isolate RG_2023a ecotype Rhode Island chromosome 8, C.striata_1.0, whole genome shotgun sequence harbors:
- the tg gene encoding thyroglobulin: MAWIHITWITWILICCPTLLQGRASEYQLDSETLSQCELLRGVAVAKQQGDVPHCTHDGSFRAVQCSGRGQECWCVDAGGQEVVGTRTNGSAPHCASPCQRQSVLLCSPSGGFEEVQCVSSRSECWCVDQDGMELYGTRQRGAPPRCPGSCEVRSRRLLHSPRPVSPPQCAADGSFLPVQCKLINTTDRTELDLLTAFNRFPEAFEAFSTFRQVFPSVSSFCFCSDSRGRELEGTGVELLLSEVYDSAFSGLRSGSSFSQTNIYRVLQRRLLGVRLALTGHFRCPSPCEEEQRGALEASSVFVPSCESGGSFSSRQCQQGGQCWCVDPTGRELPGTRQLGDSLVCGSGLTDCPSQRRLALSRLFSGPVEPPFRSSSSVSPPASCRLLLRPLRDLLPVEADPTSFLSLLVEVLQGLFPSVGGALQALARSSPQRLQENLFGGKFLKSASSFNFSGAVGARGAVGLERLSSQSTSLQENQELVRSVSRALEDRGFLSALQLSLRSSRSSDSSSLQEVLTPLLHSCSGDEDAASVFVPRCTPSGGFQEVQCRRGDCWCVDARGQEVAGSRSAGGRPRCPTRCQTERAAAMKVRGSLAAGAQIHVPACSEDGDFLPLQCVGSRCFCVDGEGKTVSAASAGGAATCPKKTTQKLQSPAGRCSVALDEVTAFRQEVKSVVALSNSSHLPLGYGFLLAEGLRLSPEELQSSQSEEELLISDRLLSRSEAALRLAAFSTVQMFLPAQRRSYQPFTPQCDADGHWLHTQCYHSTGQCWCVDEDGEYVPDSLSSRSLHLPRCLTRCQRAQARSLLSGWIKRSDIITSASPDQPQCDEDGSFSVLQTGGAAGWCVNPLTGETMQTATPNPTGQLTCPSWCELRGSQCRPDGSFIPLQCDVTSCWCVAEDGQEVGGTRTPRQTGRTPSCDRPLCADSAVTHGALVCRPAADGRQSCDLICHRGYQNALPASSFLCGSESRRWEEDNKPLRGACQISQPLQTVSSSQLWSLSSSCSQISSLQSLLFNTMTSRGLCSAQLPSSGRSVSLCDDSSVHLQCDGGDALKLTITWTAHLSDLPTSDLPDLHDIGLFLNESRLLEGVRGLLANIPSVLTSEPKLVSIATPIFGCSRGYRLDSGGAGCVICPAGSFSSEGACPLCPQGTYQDQEGRDFCNRCPRGSSPAGASTVNQCVTECQRRGLRCSERGDFLPAQPDFLSGRWRCVDGEGAELEWTRSDTPLTDDQCSVLSRFQAVPGSDLTVGAEDAEVLQTMTSDLTSCVQACAAAASCHHVALFNRQTQCELYSTHTLNTHCNTSQQTRGFLGNPQAERFDWLSCSLRVRGGASDLLVIRKKGAVKTNTNNKQEMLFGRMRMMKVVSGVFRSQVFSSRTSSLSDAHRFCEDGCRRDACCSGFLLQHNAVDGGSLLCGWLRAPSVLMCGEQDWDVVGRGTARRLCGGVAYNKPKNRFDLDFGGQKFSFDASSLSDDSKKAKDYQASIISFQALYLHTDSAGSDSSSCAAAEVAPPLDASVQMKFESLSEDDVLVDPDRKLPRLSFWLSKNNYDSQQALLWCLSRCEAEPQCALADLADLAGGGAPPGFFSCSLHPDSRVCGAYDNPLRRACRTVMERAPNNTYSRKVDLSGPVKSFYQRVSFQKMVSYSVRSRTSLRGNTPLTEGFRQCERRCDEDPCCRGFGFVRDTKSPGNHAGVVCVSLVSLGVQTCPEDSSSSWRTQDCSESSVQTRPDPFGWYQKPVNQWTSSPDLCPPFSLTGTQAPSSSWRLLSDASLLVTPSLSTYDVIHVSRDIAADWDATRAWCLHACEEAESCAAVALSEAESATRCVLYPDTSTCGISPAPDSASPAPTCRLAIREPAPQVYLKTDLLPSVTSVSVPGHGVLQGVTVETALGSERRAVVQYLGVPYARPPIGALRFEAAQPADWTGTWDATKPRPSCLQPGDVESPASSEDCLYLNVFRPAALRGRVPVLVFFFNPSANQSPGLLDGSALAAVGNVVVVTASYRTAALGFLSTGSSPRGLRGNYGLSDQAAALRWVQAHGALLGGDSSRVTVAAERRGADITSLHLLSSSSPPLFHRMILMGGSLFSSSLLQTSSSSRRLALALAADLGCQTSDEEQLAACLRAAPAQRLNAAQTRLLAVRGPFQSWSPVRPSVPQSSLLGVDLLLGTSELDGLISRSRRIKDFEALQGRADGKTAFYEALSRSLGGASGSELLKEAAAWFYSLDHRTSPAGYNLFSRALNNATRDLFIVCPSLQMASRWADSGANVFLYHQPAAGSPSRAEPSVPLDLQLVFGTPHQPMSSQRFTSSDRRLSLALMTYVSSFIRTGNPNPSEGGGAALPRWQQVLSSEAPPTYLELSPALRHRQGLSQNACSFWSQLGTRLSSLSGESGAEPLQLHVAAPSSQSQTEKDAYS; encoded by the exons ATGGCCTGGATCCACATCACCTGGATCACCTGGATCCTGATCTGCTGCCCCACACTGCTGCAGGGCAGAGCCTCAG AGTACCAGCTGGATTCAGAGACGCTCAGCCAATGTGAGTTGCTAAGGGGCGTGGCTGTTGCCAAGCAACAAGGTGACGTCCCGCACTGCACACACGATGGCAGCTTCAG ggcggTGCAGTGCAGTGGGCGGGGCCAGGAGTGTTGGTGTGTGGATGCTGGAGGGCAGGAGGTGGTCGGGACTCGAACCAACGGCTCTGCTCCTCACT GTGCGTCTCCCTGCCAGCGTCAGTCTGTCCTGCTCTGTTCTCCTTCAGGAGGTTTTGAGGAGGTGCAGTGTGTGTCCAGCAGGTCTGAGTGTTGGTGTGTGGACCAGGACGGTATGGAGCTGTACGGGACCAGACAGAGGGGGGCGCCCCCCCGCT GTCCCGGCAGCTGTGAGGTCCGGTCCCGGCGCCTCCTGCACTCCCCCCGGCCTGTCTCACCTCCTCAGTGCGCCGCAGACGGGAGCTTCCTGCCGGTTCAGTGTAAACTCATCAACACCACAGACAGGACGGAGCTGGACCTGCTGACAGCCTTCAACAG gttcCCAGAAGCCTTTGAGGCGTTCAGCACCTTCAGACAGGTTTTCCCGTCAGTTTCGTCCTTCTGCTTCTGTTCAGACAGTCGAGGCCGCGAGCTGGAGggcacag GTGTGGAGCTCCTCCTGTCTGAGGTGTACGACTCGGCGTTCTCCGGTCTGCGGTCCGGTTCCTCCTTCTCCCAGACCAACATCTACAGAGTCCTGCAGAGGAGGCTGCTGGGAGTCCGCCTCGCCCTCACCGGACACTTCAGAT gtccGTCTCCCTGTGAGGAGGAGCAGCGAGGAGCGTTGGAGGCGTCCAGTGTTTTCGTGCCGTCCTGTGAGTCTGGGGGCTCCTTCAGCTCCAGGCAGTGCCAGCAGGGGGGGCAGTGCTGGTGTGTGGACCCCACAGGGAGAGAGCTTCCTGGGACACGACAGCTGGGAGACTCCCTGGTCTGTG gttcTGGTCTTACTGACTGTCCCTCTCAGAGGCGTCTGGCTCTGTCCCGTCTCTTCTCCGGTCCTGTTGAACCTCCTTTCcggtcctcctcctccgtcagcCCCCCGGCCTCCTGTCGTCTCCTCCTGCGGCCCCTCAGGGATCTCCTTCCAGTGGAGGCGGACCCCACCTCCTTCCTGTCCCTCCTGGTGGAGGTCCTCCAGGGCCTGTTCCCCTCGGTGGGCGGGGCCCTGCAGGCTCTGGCTCGCTCCTCCCCCCAGCGCCTCCAGGAGAACCTGTTCGGAGGGAAGTTCCTGAAGAGCGCCTCCTCCTTTAACTTCAGCGGGGCGGTGGGAGCTCGAGGAGCAGTCGGCCTGGAGCGGCTCTCCTCTCAGAGTACCAGCCTCCAGGAGAACCAGGAGCTGGTCCGGTCTGTGAGCAGGGCCCTGGAGGACCGCGGCTTCCTGTCGGCCCTCCAGCTCAgcctgaggagcagcaggagctctGACTCCTCCTCCCTGCAGGAG GTTCTGACTCCTCTGCTGCATTCCTGCTCCGGAGACGAGGACGCCGCCTCCGTCTTCGTCCCGCGCTGCACGCCCAGCGGCGGTTTCCAGGAGGTCCAGTGTCGCCGTGGAGACTGCTGGTGCGTGGACGCTCGGGGTCAGGAGGTGGCCGGGTCGCGTAGCGCCGGCGGGCGTCCTCGCTGTCCGACCCGCTGCCAGACGGAGCGAGCGGCGGCCATGAAGGTGAGAGGAAGCCTGGCGGCCGGCGCTCAGATCCACGTCCCGGCGTGCTCCGAGGACGGAGACTTCCTGCCGCTGCAGTGCGTCGGTTCACGCTGCTTCTGTGTGGACGGCGAGGGGAAAACCGTGAGCGCCGCGTCAGCAGGCGGCGCCGCCACCT gtccaaagaaaacaacacagaagctTCAGTCACCAGCAG GCCGCTGCTCTGTGGCGTTGGATGAGGTAACAGCCTtcagacaggaagtgaagaGCGTCGTCGCCCTCTCTAACTCCTCCCACCTGCCGCTGGGATACGGCTTCCTATTGGCCGAGGGTCTACGTCTGAGCCCTGAGGAGCTCcagagcagccaatcagaggaggagctgctgatCTCTGATAGGCTGCTGAGCCGCTCTGAAGCTGCTCTGCGATTGGCTGCTTTCTCCA CTGTCCAGATGTTTCTGCCTGCTCAGCGTCGTTCCTACCAGCCGTTCACTCCGCAGTGTGACGCTGACGGACACTGGCTGCACACACAGTGTTACCACagcacag gtcagTGTTGGTGTGTTGATGAAGATGGAGAGTACGTCCCCGACTCTCTGAGCAGCCGCTCACTACACCTGCCCAGat gtctgACTCGCTGTCAGAGAGCTCAGGCTCGCTCTCTGCTCTCTGGTTGGATAAAAAGatctgacatcatcaccagcgCGTCACCTGACCAGCCGCAGTGTGACGAG gacgGTAGTTTCTCGGTGCTGCAGACAGGGGGCGCTGCAGGCTGGTGTGTCAACCCTCTGACCGGAGAGACGATGCAGACGGCGACCCCCAACCCCACGGGACAGctgacat GTCCCAGCTGGTGTGAGCTGCGAGGCTCTCAGTGTCGCCCCGACGGCTCCTTCATCCCGCTGCagtgtgatgtcacttcctgttggtGTGTCGCCGAGGACGGGCAGGAAGTGGGCGGGACCCGAACGCCTCGACAGACCGGACGGACGCCGTCATGTGACC GTCCTCTCTGTGCCGACTCCGCCGTTACCCATGGTGCACTGGTGTGCCGCCCGGCCGCCGACGGTCGCCAGAGCTGTGACCTCATCTGTCACCGTGGTTACCAGAACGCACTTCCTGCCAGCAGCTTCCTGTGCGGCTCTGAGAGTCGCCGCTGGGAAGAAGACAACAAGCCGCTGAGAGGAGCCTGTCaga tctctCAGCCTCTCCAGACGGTGTCGTCCTCTCAGCTCTGGTCGTTGTCGTCGTCCTGTTCTCAGATCAGCAGTTTACAGTCTCTGTTGTTCAACAcgatgaccagcagggggctctGCTCTGCTCAG cTCCCCTCGTCCGGCCGCTCCGTCTCGCTGTGTGACGACTCGTCGGTGCATCTGCAGTGTGACGGCGGCGACGCTCTGAAGTTAACCATCACCTGGACCGCACACCTGTCCGACCTcccgacctctgacctccccgACCTCCACGACATCG GTCTGTTTCTGAACGAGTCCAGACTTCTGGAGGGCGTTCGGGGACTTCTGGCTAACATCCCGTCAGTGCTGACATCAGAACCTAAACTGGTTTCCATAGCGACACCGATCTTCGGCTGTTCCCGTGGTTACCGCCTGGACAGCGGCGGCGCCGGCTGCG TGATTTGTCCCGCTGGGAGCTTCTCCAGCGAGGGGGCgtgtcctctctgtcctcaggGGACCTATCAGGACCAAGAGGGGCGGGACTTCTGCAACAGGTGTCCCCGAGGCTCCTCACCTGCCGGAGCATCGACTGTCAATCAAT gtgtgaCAGAGTGTCAGAGGCGGGGCCTGCGGTGTTCAGAGCGAGGGGACTTCCTGCCAGCGCAGCCTGACTTCCTGTCCGGCAGGTGGAGGTGTGTCGACGGCGAGGGGGCGGAGCTTGAGTGGACCCGCAGTGACACGCCGCTGACTGATGACCAGTGCTCAG ttctcAGCAGGTTTCAGGCTGTTCCTGGATCAGATCTGACTGTCGGAGCTGAAGACGCTGAAGTGCTGCAAAcaatgacctctgacctcacttCCTGCGTCCAAG CGTGTGCGGCGGCGGCGTCCTGCCACCACGTGGCGCTGTTCAACAGACAGACCCAGTGTGAACTctacagcacacacactctgaacacacactgcaacacctcccagcag ACCAGAGGGTTTCTGGGTAATCCTCAGGCCGAGCGCTTTGATTGGCTGAGCTGCTCTCTGAGAGTGAGGGGCGGGGCTTCAGACCTGCTCGTCATCAGGAAGAAAGGTGccgtaaaaacaaacacaaacaacaaacaagagaTG cTCTTTgggaggatgaggatgatgaaGGTGGTCTCAGGTGTGTTCAGGTCTCAGGTGTTCTCGTCCAGGacttcttctctctctgacGCTCATCGTTTCTGTGAGGACGGCTGCAGACGGGACGCCTGCTGCTCCggcttcctgctgcagcacaacgCCGTGGACGGAG gctctctgctctgtggttGGCTGAGAGCTCCGTCCGTCCTGATGTGTGGGGAGCAGGACTGGGACGTGGTGGGACGGGGGACGGCCCGGCGGCTCTGTGGAGGAGTGGCCTACAACAAGCCCAAGAACAGATTCGACCTCGACTTCGGAGGACAAAAGTTCAGCTTCG ATGCTTCGTCTCTGTCGGACGACAGTAAGAAGGCGAAGGACTACCAGGCCTCCATCATCAGCTTCCAGGCCCTCTACCTGCACACAG ACTCTGCCGGCTCCGACTCTTCGTcctgtgcagcagcagaagtGGCTCCTCCTCTGGACG cGTCGGTGCAGATGAAGTTTGAGTCTCTGTCGGAGGACGACGTCCTGGTGGATCCTGACAGGAAACTCCCCAGACTCTCCTTCTGGCTCAGCAAGAACAACTACGACTCCCAGCAGGCATTGCTCTGGTGTCTATCAC GCTGTGAGGCGGAGCCGCAGTGCGCCCTCGCCGACCTCGCCGACCTCGCCGGCGGCGGCGCTCCTCCGGGGTTCTTCAGCTGCTCGCTGCATCCAGACAGTCGAGTCTGTGGAGCGTACGACAATCCTCTGAGACGAGCCTGCCGCACCGTGATGGAGCGGGCCCCCAACAACACCTACAGCAGGAagg tgGACCTGTCTGGACCGGTGAAGAGTTTCTACCAGAGAGTTTCATTCCAGAAGATGGTTTCATATTCAGTCCGCAGCAGAACCAGTCTGAGAGGAAACACACCGCTGACTGAggg cttcaGGCAGTGTGAGCGGCGCTGTGATGAGGATCCTTGTTGCCGTGGTTTCGGCTTCGTCCGGGACACCAAATCTCcaggtaaccatg ctggtgtggtgtgtgtgtctctggtcAGTCTCGGGGTCCAGACGTGTCCCGAGGACTCGTCGTCCTCCTGGAGGACTCAGGACTGCAGCGAGTCTTCGGTCCAGACGAGACCGGACCCGTTCGGCTGGTACCAGAAACCAG tgaaTCAGTGGACTTCGTCTCCAGATCTGTGTCCTCCCTTCAGTCTGACGGGGACACAAG CGCCTTCGTCCTCGTGGCGTCTCCTGTCCGACGCCTCGCTGCTCGTCACGCCGTCTCTCTCTACGTATGATGTCATCCACGTGAGCCGCGACATCGCCGCCGACTGGGACGCCACCCGGGCCTGGTGTCTCCATG CCTGTGAGGAGGCGGAGTCTTGTGCCGCGGTGGCGCTCAGCGAGGCGGAGTCCGCCACTCGCTGCGTCCTCTACCCCGACACCTCCACCTGTGGGATAAGCCCCGCCCCCGACTCAGCAAGCCCCGCCCCCACCTGCAGGCTGGCCATCAGAGAGCCCGCCCCCCAGGTGTACCTGAAGACAG ATCTGTTGCCGTCGGTTACCTCCGTCTCCGTCCCGGGCCACGGCGTGCTGCAGGGCGTTACCGTGGAGACGGCGCTGGGCTCCGAGCGGCGGGCGGTCGTCCAGTACCTCGGGGTGCCCTACGCCCGTCCACCAATAGGAGCGCTCCGCTTCGAAGCAGCTCAGCCCGCTGATTGGACGGGAACCTGGGACGCCACGAAACCACG tccCAGCTGTCTCCAGCCTGGTGATGTAGAGTCTCCAGCGTCCAGTGAGGATTGTCTCTACCTGAACGTCTTCCGTCCTGCAGCTCTG aggggGCGTGTCCCAGTCCTGGTCTTCTTCTTCAACccctcagccaatcagagcccaGGGCTGCTGGATGGCTCCGCCCTGGCTGCGGTGGGGAACGTGGTGGTGGTGACGGCGAGCTACAGAACGGCAGCGCTGGGCTTCCTGAGCACag GCTCCTCCCCCCGTGGTCTCCGTGGTAACTACGGGCTGTCGGACCAGGCAGCGGCGCTGCGTTGGGTCCAGGCCCACGGCGCTCTGCTGGGCggagacagcagcagggtgACGGTGGCGGCGGAGCGGCGAGGAGCTGACATCACcagcctccacctcctctcctcctcctctcctcctctcttccacAGGATGATTCTGATG GGAGGCTCCCTGTTCTCCTCCTCGCTCCTccagacctcctcctcctcccgccgGCTGGCGCTCGCCCTCGCCGCTGACCTCGGCTGTCAGACCTCAGACGAGGAGCAGCTGGCCGCCTGCCTCAGAGCGGCGCCCGCCCAGCGCCTCAACGCCGCCCAGACCAGA ctgttggcgGTCAGGGGACCGTTCCAGTCCTGGTCCCcggtccgtccgtccgtccccCAGTCCTCCCTCCTCGGTGTGGACCTCCTGCTGGGGACGTCGGAGCTCGACGGGCTGATCAGCCGATCCCGCAGGATAAAG GACTTCGAGGCTCTGCAGGGCCGGGCTGACGGGAAGACGGCGTTCTACGAGGCTCTGAGTCGCTCGCTGGGCGGAGCTTCAGGCAGCGAGCTGCTGAAGGAGGCGGCGGCCTGGTTCTACTCTCTGGACCACAGAACCTCACCAGCCGGGTACAACCTGTTCTCCAGAGCCCTCAACAACGCCACCAG GGACCTGTTCATCGTCTGTCCCAGCCTCCAGATGGCGAGCCGCTGGGCCGACAGCGGCGCCAACGTCTTCCTGTACCACCAGCCGGCCGCCGGCTCCCCCAGCag GGCCGAGCCGTCCGTCCCTCTGGACCTTCAGCTGGTGTTTGGGACGCCTCATCAGCCAATGAGCTCGCAGCGTTTCACCTCCTCTGACCGGCGCCTGTCCCTGGCCCTCATGACCTACGTCTCCAGCTTCATCAGGACCGG gaaCCCGAACCCGTCTGAGGGGGGGGGAGCAGCTCTGCCCCGCTGGCAGCAGGTTCTGTCCTCTGAGGCCCCGCCCACTTACCTGGAGCTAAGCCCCGCCCTCCGACATCGTCAGGGGCTCAGTCAGAACGCCTGCTCCTTCTGGAGCCAGCTGGGGACCCGACTGAGCAGTCTGAGCG
- the LOC131976810 gene encoding sialoadhesin-like: MAVWDKNTAWCFMSLLAAAVGIGVNYPGPVCGVKGSTVTLPCTFTPATVKDNGREVQIKVTRVVWCQNHLLCHLTTPSVYDSESRNNDPRYKYLGDKSSTCTLQISDLQEGDNATLRFRVEAKDGRGSFTGTNGVKVTVSGKSIIITASNKNGSILIITEGLG, translated from the exons ATGGCAGTTTGGGACAAAAACACCGCCTGGTGCTTTATGTCACTGCTGGCAG CTGCTGTTGGTATAGGAGTGAATTATCCAGGTCCAGTTTGTGGCGTGAAAGGATCGACTGTCACTCTCCCCTGCACCTTCACACCTGCCACTGTCAAAGACAACGGACGAGAAGTTCAGATAAAAGTCACCAGAGTCGTCTGGTGTCAGAACCATCTGCTCTGTCATCTCACCACCCCGTCTGTCTACGACAGCGAGTCACGGAACAACGACCCTCGGTACAAATACCTGGGAGACAAGAGCAGCACCTGCACCTTACAGATCTCAGATCTACAGGAGGGAGACAACGCAACTCTTCGCTTCAGGGTGGAAGCTAAAGATGGCAGAGGAAGTTTTACTGGCACAAACGGAGTGAAAGTCACAGTCAGCGGTAAGAGCATTATAATAACAGCATCAAATAAAAATGGCTCAATATTAATAATCACTGAAGGCTTGGGCTGA
- the LOC131976126 gene encoding uncharacterized protein LOC131976126: MEQPGGQTADTVCIGVNYPGPVCGVKGSTVTLPCTFTPATVKDNGREVQLKVTRVVWCQNHRFCEGPVPSVFDSESQNNDSRYKYLGDKSSTCTLQISDLQEEDAKDGRGIFTGTNGVKVTVSDGEQMKIDSSSSETALERGDTVTLRCSARCTFHQLEVTWFRDGHALPETGPALPIGPLTAQHSGNYTCGLKGNELSLSRPFVLQVKERETPTGNSKCDTQLVVRLVLFSLHTVLIITAAAVVIKRTCV; the protein is encoded by the exons atggagcagccagggGGGCAAACAGCTG ATACTGTGTGTATAGGAGTGAATTATCCAGGTCCAGTTTGTGGCGTGAAAGGATCAACTGTCACTCTCCCCTGCACCTTCACACCTGCGACTGTCAAAGACAACGGACGAGAAGTTCAACTAAAAGTTACCAGAGTCGTCTGGTGTCAGAACCATCGGTTCTGTGAGGGCCCCGTCCCGTCTGTGTTCGACAGCGAGTCACAGAACAACGACTCTCGGTACAAATACCTGGGAGACAAGAGCAGCACCTGCACCTTACAGATCTCAGATCTACAGGAGGAAGACGCTAAAGATGGCAGAGGAATATTTACTGGCACAAACGGAGTGAAAGTCACAGTCAGCG aTGGGGAACAGATGAAGATAGACAGCTCCAGCAGTGAAACAGCGTTAGAACGAGGTGACACGGTGACGCTGCGCTGCTCTGCTCGCTGCACCTTCCACCAGCTGGAGGTCACCTGGTTCAGAGATGGCCACGCCCTCCCAGAGACCGGCCCCGCCCTCCCGATCGGCCCTCTGACTGCACAGCATTCTGGGAACTACACCTGTGGGTTGAAGGGGAACGAGCTCTCGTTGTCCCGGCCGTTCGTCCTCCAGGTGAAGGAACGAG AAACTCCGACTGGAAACTCAAAGTGTGACACACAGCTGGTGGTCCGTCTGGTTCTCTTCTCTCTGCACACTGTGCTCATCATCACAGCAGCAGCCGTCGTCATTAAAAG GACGTGTGTTTGA